The proteins below come from a single Leptotrichia sp. oral taxon 223 genomic window:
- a CDS encoding alpha/beta hydrolase: MLKKEYLNKDSTIKELLTYPSIKEFSKFILPLEHGYNPNSKLKDIAYLLPYHNNINTDTTLKSINYIIDRSEKGEEIFYKIYTDKEIKEDKSKANTGIFFFKGNKNAPFAIINAGGGFSYVGSIHEGFPYAIELNKRGYNAFVLQYRVEDGYRATQDLARAISYIIENKDLFEVDINNYSLWGSSAGARMVAAIGSRGLVSFGEKNYTKPNTIVMLYTGLASFTLNDPPTFMAVGDRDGIANPRVVENRFNEMKKAGLKVEFHKYKNVKHGFGLGIGTSAENWIDSAIKFWEKQSVKYEK, encoded by the coding sequence ATGTTAAAAAAAGAATACTTAAATAAAGATAGTACAATAAAAGAACTTTTAACTTATCCAAGTATAAAAGAGTTTTCAAAATTTATTTTACCTCTTGAACATGGTTACAATCCAAACTCAAAATTAAAAGATATAGCTTATTTATTACCATATCATAATAATATAAATACTGATACAACTTTAAAGAGTATTAATTATATAATTGATAGAAGTGAAAAGGGTGAAGAGATATTCTATAAAATTTATACCGATAAAGAAATAAAAGAAGATAAGAGCAAAGCAAATACAGGAATATTTTTCTTTAAAGGAAATAAAAATGCACCTTTTGCTATAATCAATGCGGGTGGAGGCTTTTCCTATGTTGGTTCTATACATGAGGGTTTTCCTTATGCAATAGAATTAAATAAAAGAGGTTATAATGCTTTTGTTTTACAATATAGAGTTGAAGATGGTTATAGGGCAACTCAGGACCTAGCAAGAGCAATATCATATATAATTGAAAATAAAGATTTATTTGAAGTTGATATAAATAATTACTCTTTATGGGGAAGTTCAGCAGGAGCTAGGATGGTTGCAGCAATTGGCTCAAGAGGTTTAGTTTCTTTTGGAGAAAAAAATTATACTAAACCCAATACAATAGTTATGCTTTACACAGGATTAGCTAGTTTTACACTAAATGATCCTCCTACATTTATGGCAGTTGGTGACAGAGATGGAATTGCTAATCCAAGAGTTGTTGAAAATAGATTTAATGAAATGAAAAAAGCAGGCTTAAAAGTAGAATTTCATAAATATAAAAATGTAAAGCATGGCTTTGGATTAGGCATTGGAACTTCAGCAGAAAATTGGATAGATAGTGCTATAAAATTTTGGGAAAAG
- a CDS encoding carboxylesterase/lipase family protein: MKKMLLVALFLLQIGTGNLLFSETNENKNVVKKIENTVNQNTNTIATTESGKIQGFIQDEIYTYLGVPYARAERFMAPKKVEKWNGIKQTVTFGTYFSQGESMVSSGGWFAGPKLEMSENSHNLNIWTPGIKDGKKRPVMVWLHGGGFRSGSSAENYIFDGKNLSKKGDVVVVSVNHRLNSLGFLDLSAYGEKYKNSANAGIMDLVASLEWIRDNIEEFGGDPNNVTIFGESGGGAKVLTLMATPAAKGLFHKAISESGAVEKMGMTLLPEKATRRVAELTLENLGLNAKNVDEIQKIPYEKVMEATEKALAKTAEEQGYKNVLTGQPGLDWAPKLDSYIPVEPVGEKYSEQSREIPLLIGTNLTEWETMPFVLSNNKVENKNTFTNAEIKKKMQEKYGDRAEAIAKEFKKAYPERKAVDALYVDALLRKQTLKTTRLKADQNGAPVYSYIFAWDNPMIDGMAMSFHTAEIPFVFNNIDKVEGTLKGRGKDAYKLAGKISQVWINFARTGNPNAEGLPKWLPYNTKNGAVMIFDDKSGVKYKHDEELMKLLAPDYNF; this comes from the coding sequence ATGAAAAAAATGCTATTAGTAGCTTTATTTTTATTACAAATTGGAACTGGAAATTTATTATTTTCTGAAACAAATGAAAATAAAAATGTAGTTAAAAAAATTGAAAATACTGTAAATCAAAATACTAATACAATAGCTACAACAGAAAGTGGAAAAATACAAGGATTTATTCAAGATGAAATATATACTTACTTAGGTGTACCTTATGCAAGAGCCGAAAGATTTATGGCACCTAAAAAAGTAGAAAAATGGAATGGTATTAAACAAACTGTAACTTTTGGAACATATTTTTCACAAGGTGAGAGTATGGTTTCAAGTGGAGGTTGGTTTGCAGGACCTAAATTAGAGATGAGTGAAAATTCTCATAACTTAAATATATGGACTCCTGGTATAAAAGATGGAAAGAAAAGACCAGTAATGGTATGGTTACATGGTGGAGGTTTTAGAAGCGGTTCATCTGCTGAAAATTATATTTTTGATGGAAAAAATTTAAGTAAAAAAGGAGATGTAGTAGTAGTTTCTGTAAATCATAGATTAAATTCACTAGGTTTCTTAGATTTATCAGCTTATGGAGAAAAATATAAAAATTCTGCCAATGCTGGAATTATGGATTTAGTTGCTTCTCTTGAATGGATAAGAGATAACATAGAAGAATTTGGAGGAGATCCTAATAATGTAACTATATTTGGAGAGTCAGGAGGAGGAGCAAAAGTTTTAACTCTTATGGCTACACCAGCTGCAAAAGGTTTATTCCACAAAGCTATATCTGAAAGTGGAGCAGTAGAAAAAATGGGAATGACACTTTTACCAGAAAAAGCTACTAGAAGAGTTGCAGAATTAACTCTTGAAAATTTAGGATTAAATGCAAAAAATGTAGATGAAATTCAAAAAATACCTTATGAAAAAGTTATGGAAGCAACAGAAAAAGCCTTAGCAAAAACAGCTGAGGAACAAGGTTATAAAAATGTTTTAACTGGACAACCAGGACTTGATTGGGCACCTAAATTAGATAGCTATATTCCAGTAGAACCTGTAGGAGAAAAATATTCAGAACAATCAAGAGAGATTCCTTTATTAATAGGTACTAACTTAACAGAATGGGAAACAATGCCATTTGTATTATCAAATAATAAAGTTGAAAATAAAAATACTTTTACTAATGCAGAAATAAAAAAGAAAATGCAAGAAAAATATGGTGACAGAGCAGAAGCAATAGCGAAAGAATTTAAAAAGGCTTATCCAGAAAGAAAAGCAGTAGATGCACTTTATGTTGATGCTTTATTAAGAAAACAAACATTGAAAACAACAAGATTAAAAGCAGATCAAAATGGAGCACCAGTATATAGTTATATTTTTGCTTGGGATAATCCTATGATTGATGGTATGGCAATGTCTTTTCATACAGCAGAAATTCCATTTGTATTTAATAATATAGATAAAGTTGAAGGAACTTTAAAAGGTAGAGGAAAGGATGCCTATAAATTAGCAGGAAAAATTAGTCAAGTTTGGATAAATTTTGCAAGAACAGGGAATCCTAATGCAGAAGGTTTACCAAAATGGTTACCATATAATACTAAAAATGGAGCAGTTATGATTTTTGATGATAAGTCAGGAGTTAAATATAAACATGATGAGGAGTTAATGAAATTATTAGCACCTGACTATAATTTCTAA